In Plectropomus leopardus isolate mb chromosome 20, YSFRI_Pleo_2.0, whole genome shotgun sequence, one DNA window encodes the following:
- the nrarpa gene encoding notch-regulated ankyrin repeat-containing protein A — protein sequence MSQADVSTCSAPQRVFQEAVKKGNTKELHSLLQNMTNCEFNVNSFGPEGQTALHQSVIDGNLELVKLLVKFGADIRLANREGWSALHIAAFGGHQDIVLYLITKAKYSSGAR from the coding sequence ATGAGCCAGGCGGATGTGTCGACTTGCTCCGCGCCGCAGAGGGTTTTCCAGGAGGCGGTGAAGAAGGGCAACACCAAGGAGCTGCACTCTTTGCTGCAGAACATGACAAACTGCGAGTTCAACGTCAATTCCTTCGGGCCAGAAGGACAGACGGCGCTGCACCAGTCTGTCATAGACGGCAACCTGGAGCTGGTAAAACTGCTGGTGAAGTTTGGTGCAGATATCCGGCTGGCCAACAGGGAAGGGTGGAGCGCTTTACACATCGCCGCCTTCGGGGGCCACCAAGACATTGTGCTATACCTCATCACCAAGGCCAAGTACTCCTCTGGCGCCCGGTga